A part of Pantoea vagans genomic DNA contains:
- a CDS encoding DUF1328 domain-containing protein — translation MFRWGIIFLVIALIAAALGFGGLAGTAAWAAKVVFVVGIILFLISLFTGRKKL, via the coding sequence TGTTTCGTTGGGGCATTATTTTTCTGGTGATCGCACTGATCGCTGCAGCGTTAGGTTTTGGCGGTTTAGCGGGCACAGCAGCATGGGCAGCTAAAGTTGTCTTCGTCGTTGGTATTATCCTGTTCCTCATCAGCCTGTTTACCGGCCGTAAAAAGCTTTAG